A stretch of the Fodinicurvata sediminis DSM 21159 genome encodes the following:
- a CDS encoding AMP-binding protein, producing MGRATAVPALCAEAERLAAGLAARDGAQAGQVTLFMPNCPLAVTSLLGCLAAGYAPRLLDPRAALNDLKPQFADIEEGDLILTVDLSAVQDRLLSVLPEGSQPEVAVARFASQMPFPQRLFAPYLRGGTFSRVPAHTAFFRLDQLMGKSGQVASALSSESEIVVSSGACSLSALVEEAGEQAQKRQGERWLLDQPLTRRDSLVAALAAMRKGAELVLTPRLDGDSLKKVQAASKADLRVPGTR from the coding sequence ATGGGACGCGCGACGGCTGTTCCGGCACTCTGTGCCGAGGCAGAGCGACTGGCCGCCGGGCTTGCGGCACGTGATGGCGCCCAGGCAGGGCAGGTCACCCTGTTCATGCCCAACTGCCCCTTGGCGGTTACCAGCCTCCTGGGCTGTCTCGCTGCGGGGTATGCGCCGCGCTTGCTGGATCCGCGCGCGGCTTTGAATGATCTGAAACCCCAGTTTGCGGATATCGAGGAGGGCGACCTGATCCTGACGGTGGATCTTTCGGCCGTGCAGGACAGGTTGCTTTCCGTGCTGCCCGAGGGCAGCCAGCCAGAGGTGGCGGTGGCACGCTTTGCCAGTCAGATGCCTTTCCCCCAGCGCTTGTTTGCGCCTTACCTTCGTGGCGGTACCTTTTCCCGGGTGCCCGCACACACCGCTTTCTTTCGCCTGGACCAGTTGATGGGAAAATCCGGACAGGTTGCCAGTGCGCTTTCAAGCGAAAGCGAGATCGTGGTGTCGTCCGGGGCCTGTTCCCTGTCGGCTCTGGTCGAGGAAGCCGGCGAGCAGGCGCAGAAGAGGCAGGGCGAGCGCTGGCTGCTGGATCAGCCACTCACGCGGCGGGACAGCCTGGTGGCTGCATTGGCAGCCATGAGAAAAGGCGCGGAGCTTGTTCTGACTCCGCGCCTCGATGGGGACTCTCTCAAGAAGGTCCAGGCGGCCTCAAAGGCCGACCTGCGGGTCCCGGGCACACGATAA
- the odhB gene encoding 2-oxoglutarate dehydrogenase complex dihydrolipoyllysine-residue succinyltransferase, which translates to MATEIKVPTLGESVSEATVARWLKKAGETVEADEALVELETDKVTLEVNAPAAGTISEITAEEGANVEVGAVLGLIGEGQAAASSGKSSDAKSEDKKDSQPAKQEAKAEDKAASTSSESASSGKGKTGGAGSGQSVDVVVPTLGESVAEATVARWLKKPGEAVEADEALVELETDKVTLEVNAPEAGSLSEILAEEGVNVEVGAVLGKIAAGAAGSEPAQSGAEEEKSEGTESDSEERTAQADKGKAAAGADTDQHLDPSSAPRSGEGGKITADDLRQFVESASPSAASLSPAVAKLVEENDLDPARIQGTGPQGRITKEDVQNVIDGKTQLKPRPKVAAGQAATAAAGQATSQSPSAESGPREERVRMTKLRQTIARRLKEAQNTAAMLTTFNEVDMGEVMAVRSEFKEAFEKKHGVKLGFTSFFAKAVVGALKEQPTVNARIDGEELVYNKFYDIGMAVSTPNGLMVPVIRDCDSKSYADIEKALGDVAARARDGKLTMEEMQGGSFTITNGGVFGSLLSTPILNMPQSGILGLHKIQERPMAVNGKVEIRPMMYVAMSYDHRIIDGREAVTFLVRLKEQMENPQRMLLDL; encoded by the coding sequence ATGGCAACCGAAATCAAGGTGCCCACACTGGGGGAATCGGTAAGCGAGGCCACAGTGGCCCGTTGGCTGAAGAAGGCGGGTGAAACGGTCGAGGCCGACGAAGCCCTGGTGGAGCTGGAGACCGACAAGGTGACCCTGGAGGTCAATGCACCAGCCGCTGGCACGATCAGCGAGATTACGGCCGAGGAAGGCGCCAATGTCGAAGTGGGCGCCGTGCTGGGCCTGATCGGTGAAGGCCAGGCGGCTGCCTCATCCGGCAAGAGCAGTGACGCCAAGAGTGAGGACAAGAAGGACAGCCAGCCGGCAAAGCAGGAGGCGAAGGCCGAGGACAAGGCCGCCTCCACCTCCAGTGAAAGCGCCTCTTCGGGCAAGGGCAAGACCGGCGGCGCGGGCAGTGGCCAGAGCGTCGATGTGGTCGTCCCGACCCTGGGGGAATCGGTCGCCGAGGCTACGGTGGCGCGCTGGCTGAAGAAGCCGGGCGAAGCGGTTGAGGCCGACGAGGCCCTGGTGGAGTTGGAGACCGACAAGGTGACCCTGGAGGTCAATGCACCAGAGGCCGGCAGCCTGTCGGAAATCCTGGCCGAGGAAGGCGTGAACGTCGAAGTGGGCGCGGTCCTGGGCAAGATTGCCGCCGGTGCGGCTGGCAGCGAACCTGCACAATCTGGCGCCGAGGAAGAAAAGAGCGAAGGGACTGAGTCCGATAGCGAAGAAAGGACCGCGCAGGCTGACAAGGGGAAAGCTGCAGCCGGAGCGGACACGGACCAGCACCTGGATCCGAGCAGTGCGCCGCGCAGTGGCGAAGGCGGCAAGATCACGGCCGATGACCTGAGGCAGTTCGTTGAGTCCGCCTCGCCCAGTGCGGCCAGCCTGTCGCCGGCTGTTGCCAAGCTGGTCGAGGAAAACGATCTGGATCCCGCGCGTATCCAGGGCACAGGCCCGCAGGGGCGCATCACCAAGGAAGACGTTCAGAACGTCATCGATGGCAAGACGCAACTGAAGCCGCGCCCCAAGGTGGCGGCCGGTCAGGCGGCGACCGCCGCAGCGGGCCAGGCAACCAGCCAGTCCCCCTCTGCGGAGAGCGGTCCCCGTGAAGAACGGGTGCGCATGACGAAGCTGCGCCAGACAATTGCGCGTCGCCTGAAAGAGGCCCAGAACACGGCGGCCATGCTGACCACCTTCAATGAGGTGGACATGGGCGAAGTCATGGCTGTGCGCAGCGAGTTCAAGGAAGCCTTCGAGAAGAAGCACGGCGTGAAGCTGGGCTTTACCTCCTTCTTCGCCAAGGCCGTGGTCGGGGCCCTGAAAGAGCAGCCGACGGTCAACGCCCGGATCGATGGCGAGGAACTCGTCTACAACAAGTTCTACGACATCGGCATGGCTGTCTCGACGCCCAACGGCCTGATGGTGCCGGTCATCCGGGATTGCGACAGCAAATCCTACGCCGATATCGAGAAAGCGCTGGGCGACGTCGCCGCGCGTGCCCGGGACGGCAAGCTGACCATGGAGGAAATGCAGGGCGGCAGCTTCACGATCACCAATGGCGGTGTCTTCGGTTCCCTGCTGTCCACGCCGATCCTCAACATGCCGCAATCCGGGATTCTGGGACTGCACAAGATCCAGGAGCGGCCCATGGCCGTGAACGGCAAGGTGGAAATCCGCCCCATGATGTATGTCGCCATGTCCTATGATCATCGCATCATCGACGGGCGCGAAGCCGTTACCTTCCTGGTGCGCCTGAAGGAACAGATGGAAAATCCGCAGCGCATGCTGCTGGATCTCTGA
- a CDS encoding 2-oxoglutarate dehydrogenase E1 component, producing MAQQNPHVDTALIGPSAAEIAELYARFLGEPDSLDSDWRDFFGSLSDEARSLLDGMVDKAEGGGQSPAAGQGVYCDDPKVRAAAKDSIRALMLIRAYRVRGHLEAKLDPLGLTEIEPHPELDPKTYGFTDADYDRPIFIDNVLGLETATIRQIMERLRRIYCGSIGVEFMHIQDPDQKRWIQERIEGAELNRTDFTERGRRAIVERLAAAESFEQFLNKKYTGTKRFGLDGGESMIPALEQIVKRGGQLGLKEVVLGMPHRGRLNVLANFMAKPFQAIFSEFQGGAAHPEDVGGSGDVKYHLGTSTDREFDGNSVHLSLTANPSHLEAVNPVVAGKVRAKQQQHNDEDRTEVMALMMHGDAAFAGQGLVPETLDLSELRGYRIGGTIHFIVNNQIGFTTNPVNARSGPYCSDVSKIIQAPVFHVNGDDPEAVVHVARIATEFRQTFKKDVVIDMFCYRRYGHNEGDEPAFTQPIMYKTIRDKKSVRALYTDKLVEEKVISEEEGESFVKDWYAKLEEEFEASKNYKPNKADWLEGAWSGFKAARGYDPRRGKTAVPKNELEKVGKALVTVPDDFNLNRKIARQLEAKKQALESGENIDWATAEALAFGTLLLEGHPVRMSGQDSNRGTFSQRHAAWVDQETEEHYKPLAHIDPEQAKVEIVDSPLSEMGVLGFEYGYSLAEPRALTLWEAQFGDFVNGAQVIIDQFIASGEAKWLRMSGLVMLLPHGYEGQGPEHSSARLERFLQLCAEDNMQVVNCTTPANYFHALRRQVHRDFRKPLVVMTPKSLLRHKRCVSTLEEFTGKSTFHRVLPAPQQPSQPKDAKQVVLCSGKVYYDLLDELEKRKLKDIHLIRLEQLYPFPVDGLATELEPYKHCDIVWCQEEPRNMGAWSVVESFIEEVATDVGFKNPRPRYAGRRSAASPATGSFKRHEAEQAQLIDEAFTKGLKRTGRIGTRRAMDEEKAKQSAKQAAK from the coding sequence TCCGATGAGGCGCGCAGCCTGCTGGACGGGATGGTGGACAAGGCCGAAGGCGGTGGCCAGTCCCCAGCCGCAGGCCAGGGAGTCTATTGTGACGACCCCAAGGTTCGTGCGGCGGCGAAGGACTCCATTCGTGCGCTGATGCTGATCCGTGCCTATCGTGTGCGCGGACATCTGGAAGCCAAGCTGGACCCGCTGGGCCTGACCGAGATCGAGCCGCATCCCGAGCTGGATCCCAAGACCTACGGCTTCACGGACGCCGACTATGACCGTCCGATCTTCATCGACAATGTCCTGGGGCTGGAAACAGCCACGATCCGCCAGATCATGGAGCGCTTGCGGCGTATCTACTGCGGCTCCATCGGCGTCGAGTTCATGCATATCCAGGACCCGGACCAGAAACGCTGGATCCAGGAACGCATCGAGGGTGCGGAACTGAACCGCACGGATTTCACCGAGCGGGGCCGTCGCGCCATTGTCGAGCGCTTGGCGGCTGCGGAAAGTTTCGAGCAGTTCCTGAACAAGAAGTATACCGGTACCAAGCGTTTCGGCCTGGACGGCGGCGAGTCCATGATTCCGGCGCTGGAACAGATCGTGAAGCGTGGCGGCCAGCTGGGCCTGAAGGAAGTCGTGCTGGGCATGCCGCACAGGGGGCGCCTGAACGTGCTGGCGAATTTCATGGCCAAGCCCTTCCAGGCCATCTTCAGTGAGTTCCAGGGCGGCGCTGCGCATCCCGAGGACGTGGGCGGCTCCGGTGACGTCAAGTATCACCTGGGCACCTCGACGGACCGCGAGTTTGACGGCAACAGCGTGCACCTTTCGCTGACCGCCAATCCCTCGCATCTGGAGGCAGTCAATCCCGTGGTGGCGGGCAAGGTGCGCGCCAAGCAGCAGCAGCACAATGACGAGGACCGCACCGAAGTCATGGCCCTGATGATGCACGGCGATGCGGCCTTCGCGGGGCAGGGCCTGGTGCCCGAGACCCTGGATCTGTCGGAGCTGCGGGGCTATCGCATCGGTGGGACGATTCATTTCATCGTCAACAACCAGATCGGTTTCACGACCAATCCGGTGAATGCGCGTTCCGGCCCCTATTGCTCGGATGTCTCGAAGATCATCCAGGCGCCGGTCTTCCATGTGAACGGTGACGATCCCGAAGCGGTGGTCCATGTGGCACGCATTGCGACGGAGTTCCGGCAGACCTTCAAGAAGGATGTCGTCATCGACATGTTCTGCTATCGCCGTTACGGCCACAACGAAGGCGACGAACCGGCCTTCACCCAGCCGATCATGTACAAGACGATCCGCGACAAGAAGTCGGTGCGGGCGCTCTATACGGACAAGCTGGTCGAAGAGAAGGTCATCAGCGAGGAAGAGGGCGAGTCCTTCGTCAAGGACTGGTATGCAAAGCTGGAAGAGGAATTCGAGGCTTCCAAGAACTACAAGCCGAACAAGGCGGATTGGTTGGAAGGCGCCTGGAGCGGTTTCAAGGCCGCCCGCGGCTATGATCCGCGCCGCGGCAAGACAGCCGTGCCCAAGAATGAACTGGAGAAGGTCGGCAAGGCACTTGTCACGGTGCCGGATGACTTCAACCTGAACCGCAAGATTGCGCGTCAGCTCGAGGCGAAGAAGCAGGCGCTGGAGAGTGGCGAGAACATCGACTGGGCCACGGCCGAGGCACTGGCGTTCGGGACCCTTTTGCTGGAGGGGCATCCGGTGCGCATGTCCGGCCAGGACAGCAACCGCGGAACCTTTTCACAGCGTCATGCCGCCTGGGTCGACCAGGAGACCGAGGAGCATTACAAGCCGCTGGCTCACATCGATCCGGAACAGGCCAAGGTCGAGATCGTGGACAGCCCCCTCAGCGAGATGGGAGTCCTGGGGTTCGAGTATGGCTATTCCCTGGCGGAGCCACGGGCGCTCACCCTGTGGGAGGCGCAGTTCGGCGATTTCGTCAACGGTGCCCAGGTAATCATCGATCAGTTCATCGCCTCGGGCGAGGCCAAGTGGCTGCGCATGTCCGGCCTGGTCATGCTGTTGCCGCATGGTTACGAAGGCCAGGGGCCGGAACACTCCTCGGCACGCTTGGAGCGCTTCCTGCAGCTCTGTGCCGAAGACAACATGCAGGTGGTGAACTGCACCACACCGGCGAACTACTTCCACGCCCTGCGCCGTCAGGTGCATCGCGACTTCCGCAAGCCACTGGTGGTCATGACGCCGAAGTCCCTGCTGCGCCACAAGCGCTGTGTCTCCACTCTGGAGGAGTTCACCGGCAAATCCACTTTCCACAGGGTCTTGCCGGCACCGCAGCAGCCAAGTCAGCCCAAGGACGCCAAGCAGGTGGTGCTTTGCAGCGGCAAGGTCTACTACGATCTGTTGGACGAACTGGAAAAGCGCAAGCTGAAGGATATCCATCTCATACGCCTTGAGCAGCTCTACCCCTTCCCGGTGGACGGGCTGGCCACGGAGCTGGAGCCCTACAAGCATTGCGATATTGTCTGGTGCCAGGAGGAGCCGCGCAACATGGGCGCCTGGTCCGTTGTCGAAAGCTTCATCGAGGAAGTGGCCACGGATGTCGGCTTCAAGAATCCGCGCCCGCGTTATGCCGGCCGTCGTTCGGCCGCATCCCCGGCCACGGGCTCGTTCAAGCGCCATGAGGCCGAGCAGGCCCAGCTGATTGACGAAGCCTTTACCAAGGGGCTCAAGAGAACCGGACGCATAGGCACTCGGCGTGCGATGGACGAGGAAAAGGCCAAGCAGTCGGCCAAACAGGCCGCCAAGTAA